A single region of the Candidatus Parcubacteria bacterium genome encodes:
- the rpsJ gene encoding 30S ribosomal protein S10: MTAKTATAAPKRKAAPKAAEKNDSAKLRIRVRAYEHKILDTSVRQIMDTALRYDAEVVGPVPLPTEIKKYTVNRSAFIFKDAREQFEMRVYKRLVDIINPNAKVIEALTNISLPSGVSIDVKMM, encoded by the coding sequence ATGACTGCAAAGACTGCAACTGCTGCTCCTAAGAGAAAGGCTGCTCCTAAGGCTGCGGAGAAGAACGATTCTGCTAAGCTCCGTATCCGCGTACGCGCCTACGAGCACAAGATTCTGGACACTTCTGTGCGCCAGATTATGGACACCGCCCTCCGCTATGATGCGGAGGTAGTAGGCCCGGTACCGCTCCCGACTGAGATCAAGAAGTACACCGTGAACCGCTCCGCCTTCATCTTCAAGGATGCTCGTGAGCAGTTCGAGATGCGCGTCTACAAGCGCTTGGTGGACATCATCAACCCGAACGCCAAGGTCATCGAAGCTCTTACCAACATCTCTCTCCCGTCTGGCGTGTCCATCGACGTGAAGATGATGTAA
- the fusA gene encoding elongation factor G, whose amino-acid sequence MERDYPLEKVRNFGIIAHIDAGKTTTSERILYYTGMTHKIGEVHDGETVTDWMEQERERGITITAAAITCFWKRTDEASADKDKMFRFNIIDTPGHIDFTVEVKRSLRVLDGAVVVFDGVAGVEPQSETNWRYADEANVPRICFINKLDRTGASFERSYASILDRLSKNAVRVQIPIGEEDAHEGVIDLLRMKAFYFEGEMGNKIIEKDIPENLKADAEKYRLELVERIAAEDEKLMGDYLEGKEIPLAELKRVLREATLKVKLIPVYTGSALKNKGVQLVLDGVVDYLPSPLDIPPIVGTDPVTGAEVIRHADDKEPFSALAFKLQADPFVGQLTFFRVYSGTIEAGTYMYNSTTGEKERLGRIVRLQANEREEVKKVFAGEIAAAVGLKNAKTSHTLCDENQPIVLEQIKFPEPVVSLRIEPKTKADQEKMGMALKRLSDEDPTFRVSSDPETMETIISGMGELHLEILVDRMKREFSVEANVGKPQVAYKETITKEAEQEIKYIKQTGGRGQYGHVKIRIRPLGPEPEELPKNTKRSEGFEFINNIKGGVIPQEYIPAVEKGLKEGMERGILAHFKLVNVSVELYDGSYHDVDSSEIAFKIAASQALQEGAQKAGPVILEPIMKVEIVTPEKFMGDVTGNLSSKRAQIEAMEERGMNRVVRAKVPLSEMFGFTTILRSLTEGRATPSMEFSHYDVVPGNVAKTIIESRQ is encoded by the coding sequence ATGGAACGAGACTATCCGCTGGAGAAAGTACGCAATTTCGGAATCATCGCCCACATCGACGCGGGTAAGACGACCACGTCCGAGCGCATCCTCTACTACACGGGTATGACGCATAAGATCGGTGAGGTGCACGACGGCGAGACCGTGACCGACTGGATGGAACAGGAGCGCGAGCGCGGCATCACCATCACCGCAGCTGCCATCACCTGTTTCTGGAAGCGTACTGACGAAGCCTCCGCGGACAAGGACAAGATGTTCCGCTTCAACATCATCGATACCCCGGGACACATCGACTTCACCGTGGAAGTGAAGCGCTCCCTCCGCGTGCTCGACGGCGCAGTGGTGGTCTTCGACGGCGTCGCCGGCGTTGAACCTCAGTCCGAGACCAACTGGCGCTATGCGGACGAAGCCAACGTGCCTCGTATCTGCTTCATCAACAAGCTCGACCGCACCGGTGCTTCTTTCGAGCGCTCCTACGCAAGTATCCTCGACCGTCTCTCCAAGAACGCCGTACGCGTGCAGATCCCGATAGGGGAGGAAGACGCTCATGAAGGCGTCATCGACCTTCTGCGCATGAAGGCCTTCTATTTCGAAGGCGAGATGGGCAATAAGATTATAGAGAAGGATATCCCTGAGAATCTCAAGGCGGATGCAGAGAAGTATCGCTTGGAGCTCGTGGAGCGCATCGCTGCAGAAGATGAGAAGCTCATGGGTGATTACCTCGAAGGCAAGGAGATCCCGCTTGCAGAACTTAAGCGCGTCCTCCGCGAGGCTACTCTCAAGGTGAAGCTCATCCCGGTCTACACCGGCTCCGCACTCAAGAACAAGGGTGTGCAGCTCGTGCTCGACGGCGTGGTGGATTACCTTCCGTCTCCTCTCGATATCCCGCCGATCGTCGGTACCGACCCAGTCACCGGAGCGGAAGTCATTCGCCATGCGGACGACAAAGAGCCGTTCTCCGCGCTCGCTTTCAAGCTCCAGGCAGACCCGTTCGTGGGTCAGCTCACCTTCTTCCGCGTCTACTCCGGCACCATTGAGGCGGGCACCTACATGTACAACTCCACCACTGGCGAGAAGGAGCGTCTCGGCCGCATCGTGCGTCTCCAGGCCAACGAGCGCGAAGAAGTGAAGAAGGTCTTCGCAGGCGAAATCGCTGCCGCGGTGGGCCTCAAGAACGCCAAGACCTCTCATACGCTCTGTGATGAGAATCAGCCGATCGTGCTCGAGCAGATCAAATTCCCTGAGCCGGTGGTCTCCCTCCGCATCGAGCCGAAGACTAAGGCTGACCAGGAGAAGATGGGTATGGCCCTCAAGCGCCTCTCGGACGAAGACCCGACGTTCCGTGTCTCAAGCGATCCTGAGACCATGGAGACGATCATCTCCGGCATGGGTGAGCTTCACCTCGAAATCTTGGTGGACCGCATGAAGCGCGAATTTAGCGTGGAAGCGAATGTCGGCAAGCCGCAGGTGGCCTACAAGGAGACCATCACCAAGGAGGCTGAGCAGGAAATTAAATACATCAAGCAGACCGGCGGCCGCGGTCAGTACGGTCACGTGAAGATCCGCATCCGTCCTCTCGGTCCTGAACCGGAAGAGCTTCCTAAGAACACCAAGCGTTCGGAAGGCTTCGAGTTCATCAACAACATCAAGGGCGGTGTTATTCCTCAGGAATACATCCCGGCGGTGGAAAAGGGTCTCAAGGAGGGAATGGAGCGCGGTATACTTGCTCACTTCAAGCTGGTCAACGTATCTGTGGAGCTCTACGACGGTTCCTACCACGATGTGGACTCCTCGGAAATCGCCTTCAAGATCGCCGCTTCCCAGGCGCTCCAGGAAGGAGCCCAGAAGGCCGGTCCGGTCATCCTCGAGCCGATCATGAAGGTGGAGATCGTCACCCCGGAGAAGTTCATGGGAGACGTCACCGGCAACCTCTCTTCCAAGCGCGCCCAGATCGAGGCTATGGAAGAGCGCGGCATGAATCGCGTGGTGCGTGCCAAGGTGCCGCTCTCTGAGATGTTTGGCTTCACTACCATCCTCCGCTCTCTCACCGAAGGTCGTGCGACTCCGTCCATGGAGTTCAGCCACTACGATGTTGTCCCTGGTAACGTAGCCAAGACGATCATCGAGTCTCGTCAGTAA
- the rpsG gene encoding 30S ribosomal protein S7 has product MRRKVNNRNIAEADLRYQSEKLGKFINYCMQAGRKDAARKVVYGALDIIKEKLKVEAPLEVFENALRNAGPTMEVRSRRVGGANYQVPREVRPERRQALAFRWIIDAAEAKKGKPMAEKLAEELIAANNNEGEAIKKKDNTHKMAEANKAFAHFAW; this is encoded by the coding sequence ATGCGTAGGAAAGTAAACAACAGGAATATCGCAGAAGCAGATCTCCGCTACCAGTCGGAGAAGCTCGGCAAATTCATAAACTACTGCATGCAGGCAGGTCGCAAGGACGCTGCTCGCAAGGTGGTCTATGGCGCGCTCGACATCATCAAGGAGAAGCTCAAGGTAGAGGCTCCGCTTGAGGTCTTCGAGAACGCGCTTCGCAATGCCGGTCCTACCATGGAGGTGCGCTCCCGCCGCGTCGGCGGCGCCAACTACCAGGTACCCCGCGAGGTGCGCCCAGAGCGCCGTCAGGCACTCGCGTTCCGCTGGATCATCGATGCTGCGGAAGCTAAGAAGGGAAAGCCCATGGCTGAGAAGCTCGCGGAGGAACTCATTGCTGCCAACAACAACGAGGGCGAGGCTATCAAGAAGAAGGACAACACCCACAAGATGGCAGAGGCCAACAAGGCCTTCGCTCACTTCGCCTGGTAG
- a CDS encoding 30S ribosomal protein S6 — MQKTDAGQVYSGAPLYEVSFLISPNLPEENVAAEVAAITGFVEKVGGEILFSEAPKMRPLAYSMIKSHVGKREKFDSAYFGSFIAGVEKEGAATLVKSIESLPAVVRALVVSVPKEALFYAEKRIAAKAERDAKHAAQKEEASAASAAELDKTIDQLVIE, encoded by the coding sequence ATGCAGAAAACCGACGCAGGACAGGTCTACAGCGGGGCGCCTCTCTACGAGGTGTCTTTCCTCATCTCCCCCAATCTCCCGGAGGAGAATGTTGCTGCGGAAGTAGCGGCTATCACCGGCTTCGTAGAGAAGGTGGGCGGCGAGATCCTCTTTTCGGAGGCCCCCAAGATGCGCCCCCTCGCGTATTCCATGATCAAGTCGCACGTGGGTAAGCGCGAAAAGTTCGACAGTGCCTACTTCGGCTCTTTCATCGCAGGGGTGGAGAAGGAGGGCGCAGCTACTCTCGTAAAGAGCATCGAGTCTCTCCCGGCCGTAGTGCGTGCACTCGTCGTCTCGGTACCGAAGGAGGCGCTCTTTTACGCGGAGAAGCGCATCGCCGCCAAGGCTGAGCGCGATGCTAAGCACGCCGCTCAGAAGGAAGAGGCTTCGGCTGCTTCCGCGGCGGAGCTCGACAAGACGATCGACCAGCTGGTCATTGAATAA
- the rplD gene encoding 50S ribosomal protein L4 — translation MEAITYNNKGKEAGSIELPEKIFGAKWNADLVHQVVTSMLSSRRQGSAHTKDRGEVRGGGRKPWKQKGTGRARHGSIRSPLWRGGGTTFGPRADKNYARKVNRKMSAAALASVLSQKLRDGEILFVESLSLTTPRTKEASSFLKTFASIKGFEKMGARRGMSVVLALPKREVSLDRGFRNIGTVTVEEARNLNAADLLAHRYLAVVDPKGFVEAISARFSK, via the coding sequence ATGGAAGCTATTACATACAACAACAAAGGTAAGGAGGCTGGCTCCATCGAGCTCCCGGAGAAGATCTTCGGCGCTAAGTGGAATGCCGACCTCGTGCATCAGGTGGTGACCTCGATGCTCTCGAGCCGCCGTCAGGGTTCTGCGCACACCAAGGATCGCGGCGAAGTACGCGGTGGCGGTCGTAAGCCGTGGAAGCAGAAGGGTACTGGCCGAGCTCGTCATGGTTCCATCCGCTCTCCGTTGTGGCGTGGCGGCGGCACCACCTTCGGCCCTCGCGCGGACAAGAACTATGCCCGCAAGGTCAACCGCAAGATGAGTGCGGCGGCGCTTGCTTCCGTCCTCTCCCAGAAGCTCCGCGACGGCGAGATCCTCTTCGTCGAGAGCCTCTCTTTGACCACTCCTCGCACCAAGGAAGCTTCTTCCTTCCTCAAGACCTTTGCTTCCATCAAGGGCTTTGAGAAGATGGGCGCACGCCGGGGTATGAGCGTCGTCTTGGCTCTCCCGAAGCGTGAGGTCTCGCTTGATCGCGGCTTCCGCAACATCGGCACGGTCACTGTGGAGGAGGCGCGCAACCTGAACGCCGCTGACCTTCTCGCACACCGCTATCTCGCGGTCGTCGATCCGAAGGGCTTTGTGGAGGCCATCTCCGCCCGTTTCTCTAAATAA
- the rpsL gene encoding 30S ribosomal protein S12, protein MSTINQLVRRSRKHKIRKSKTVALTRGFNVLKNRPTFYPSPFKRGVCTKVTTKTPKKPNSAIRKIARVRLTNGLEVTAYIPGEGHNLQEHSVVVLRGGRVKDIGLRYTIVRGVLDTQGIDKRRKARSRYGTKLPKAAKK, encoded by the coding sequence ATGTCCACCATAAATCAGCTCGTGCGCCGCTCCCGGAAGCACAAGATCCGCAAATCTAAGACGGTCGCTCTGACCCGCGGTTTTAACGTTTTGAAGAACCGTCCGACCTTCTACCCCTCTCCCTTCAAGCGCGGCGTGTGCACCAAGGTGACCACCAAGACGCCGAAGAAGCCGAACTCCGCTATCCGTAAGATCGCTCGTGTGCGCCTCACCAACGGCCTTGAAGTGACCGCTTACATCCCGGGCGAGGGACACAACCTTCAGGAGCACTCTGTGGTAGTACTCCGCGGCGGCCGCGTGAAGGACATCGGACTTCGCTACACCATCGTGCGCGGCGTGCTCGACACGCAGGGTATCGACAAGCGTCGCAAGGCTCGCAGCCGTTACGGTACCAAGCTTCCTAAGGCTGCTAAGAAATAA
- the rplB gene encoding 50S ribosomal protein L2: MKSYTPHTPSRRNMTTVTYRGVLSNVRPEKTLLSGGKRRAGRNHGGRISMRHQGGGHKRRFRMVDFHFVDKIDVPAVVKTLEYDPSRSGFIALLQYKDGEKRYALAPKSVAIGSTIITAEKAPLTPGNRLLLKHIPVGTFVYNIEVKPRGGAKMVRSAGNYAEVVAQDAGYTHIKLPSTEVRRIQDNAWASVGEVSNDEHHLEHIGKAGRARWMGIRPTVRGSAMNPVDHPYGGGEGRQGRGTRYPKTLWGKHVGKGQRSRRPKKYSNRLVVSRRRVGKKRD, from the coding sequence ATGAAAAGCTATACCCCGCATACGCCGTCGCGCCGCAACATGACCACCGTCACTTACCGTGGCGTGCTCTCTAACGTGCGCCCGGAGAAGACGCTCCTCTCCGGAGGTAAGCGCCGCGCGGGCCGCAACCACGGCGGACGCATCAGCATGCGCCACCAGGGCGGCGGGCATAAGCGCCGCTTCCGCATGGTGGATTTCCACTTCGTCGACAAGATAGATGTGCCGGCAGTGGTGAAGACTCTTGAGTACGATCCGAGCCGCTCCGGCTTCATCGCCCTCCTGCAGTACAAGGACGGTGAGAAGCGTTACGCGCTCGCACCGAAGTCTGTCGCTATAGGCTCCACCATCATCACCGCGGAGAAGGCGCCGCTCACCCCAGGCAACCGCCTCCTCCTCAAGCACATCCCGGTAGGAACCTTCGTCTACAACATCGAAGTGAAGCCTCGCGGCGGCGCTAAGATGGTACGCAGCGCCGGCAACTACGCGGAGGTGGTGGCGCAGGATGCGGGCTACACCCACATCAAGCTTCCTTCCACCGAAGTGCGCCGTATCCAGGACAATGCCTGGGCGTCCGTGGGCGAGGTGTCCAATGACGAGCATCACCTCGAGCACATCGGCAAGGCGGGACGTGCTCGCTGGATGGGTATCCGCCCTACTGTTCGTGGTTCGGCCATGAACCCGGTGGATCACCCGTACGGCGGCGGCGAAGGCCGCCAGGGCAGGGGAACCCGCTACCCGAAGACTCTTTGGGGCAAGCACGTCGGCAAGGGCCAGCGTTCTCGCCGTCCCAAGAAGTACTCGAATCGCTTGGTGGTCAGCCGCCGCCGTGTGGGCAAGAAGCGCGACTAA
- the rpsR gene encoding 30S ribosomal protein S18, with translation MKQCYFSQNNIRYIDYKDMELLKKFLNPHGRLMSGKRTGVSAKNQRQLSVAVKRARFMGLLPYIAR, from the coding sequence ATGAAGCAGTGCTACTTTTCTCAGAACAACATACGCTATATAGACTATAAGGATATGGAACTCCTCAAGAAGTTCCTTAATCCCCATGGCCGCCTCATGTCGGGCAAGCGCACGGGTGTTTCCGCCAAGAACCAGCGCCAGCTCTCAGTCGCGGTGAAGCGTGCTCGCTTCATGGGTCTCCTTCCGTATATCGCTCGGTAG
- a CDS encoding 50S ribosomal protein L23 gives MALFSRTKKKTAAPEKKAPVLKEAAVLSPRASAIVNLRVTEKATKESEQNTYTFNVRSNATKTEIKEAVRGLYKVEPVKVSVVTVRGKVLFQKGKRGHTSGGKKAYVTLKKGDQIEFI, from the coding sequence ATGGCTCTCTTCTCACGCACAAAGAAAAAGACTGCAGCTCCGGAGAAAAAGGCTCCTGTGCTTAAGGAAGCCGCCGTACTTTCTCCGCGCGCTTCCGCTATCGTCAATCTGCGCGTCACCGAGAAGGCCACCAAGGAGAGCGAGCAGAACACCTACACTTTCAATGTTCGTTCGAATGCCACCAAGACCGAGATCAAGGAAGCCGTGCGCGGCCTCTACAAGGTGGAGCCGGTCAAGGTGAGCGTTGTGACGGTGCGCGGCAAGGTGCTCTTCCAGAAAGGGAAGCGCGGTCACACCTCCGGAGGCAAGAAGGCCTACGTCACCCTGAAGAAGGGCGATCAGATCGAATTCATATAA
- a CDS encoding DUF5011 domain-containing protein produces the protein MLRRFLNFVQYNNALPIALMVIFLSVSGAMAASPDARDALYSAQSAVRSVDNTYLAALNPDTRDFKLRIAAITDDADKYYIEYSFNTVDVKDYVWQEIPVTKTMTVSKKELLGGDLGIFVAKELSQLLDSQRSYLAGAKKIALKEGVTQKVVTVEYSGLVGKFLNPTEETFAGYTPTKPDTDDLAAPAAPTTMPPSLPTEGGSTVAIAPSVSLPTTPPAPDAAAVRAMIEEAVRAALAQNAASVAAAAGSTSSSGSSGGGASSSSSVTPAETPTETSSAAPTETPTETASTTPTETPTETASSTPAETEPAAAPDTTPPTITLSGNNPATIQVGSSYVDLGATVTDNVDQGLGFTMTPDSVDTSTTSVHTLTFTATDSAGNTTSVTRTVNVE, from the coding sequence ATGCTCAGGCGCTTTCTCAATTTCGTCCAGTACAATAACGCGCTTCCGATCGCCCTCATGGTGATCTTCCTCTCGGTGAGCGGGGCCATGGCTGCGAGCCCCGATGCACGGGACGCGCTCTACTCGGCCCAATCCGCCGTCCGCTCCGTGGACAACACCTATCTGGCAGCGCTCAATCCCGATACCCGCGATTTCAAGCTGCGCATCGCCGCTATTACCGACGATGCCGACAAGTACTACATCGAATACTCTTTCAATACGGTAGATGTGAAGGACTATGTCTGGCAGGAGATACCGGTGACCAAGACCATGACGGTATCCAAGAAGGAACTACTGGGCGGTGACCTCGGTATATTCGTAGCCAAGGAGCTCTCCCAGCTCCTTGATTCTCAGAGGTCGTATCTCGCAGGAGCCAAGAAGATCGCCCTCAAGGAAGGAGTGACCCAAAAGGTGGTGACCGTCGAGTATTCTGGCCTTGTCGGCAAGTTCCTCAATCCTACGGAGGAGACTTTCGCGGGCTACACGCCGACAAAGCCTGATACCGACGATCTGGCGGCGCCCGCAGCACCGACCACTATGCCGCCCTCTCTTCCGACCGAAGGTGGCTCGACCGTAGCTATCGCACCGAGCGTCTCCTTGCCCACGACTCCTCCGGCGCCGGATGCTGCTGCGGTCCGTGCCATGATCGAAGAGGCGGTTCGTGCCGCTTTGGCGCAGAACGCAGCTAGCGTTGCGGCCGCCGCTGGAAGCACGAGCTCTTCTGGTTCTTCGGGCGGAGGCGCGAGCAGCTCGTCTTCTGTGACCCCCGCGGAAACCCCGACCGAGACGTCTTCTGCTGCTCCTACAGAAACTCCGACTGAGACAGCTTCCACTACTCCTACGGAAACCCCGACCGAGACGGCGTCTTCTACACCTGCAGAAACAGAGCCTGCAGCTGCTCCGGACACCACACCGCCCACCATCACCCTTAGCGGTAATAACCCGGCTACGATACAGGTAGGCTCTTCGTATGTTGATTTGGGGGCCACGGTCACTGACAATGTGGATCAAGGCCTTGGCTTCACTATGACCCCGGATTCCGTGGATACTTCGACCACCAGCGTCCACACCCTCACCTTTACGGCCACGGACTCGGCAGGGAACACTACTTCGGTCACCCGGACGGTCAACGTGGAGTAG
- a CDS encoding elongation factor P encodes MAILEYNEITGKKFIVFEGEPYEVLSSHVFRKQMRKPVNQTKLRHLISGRVVEHSFHAAEKAEEAELETRTIKYLYTAKGEFWFCEEKDPSQRFKLDMAVVGSRAQFMKPNLLVELQTFEDEIVGLKMPIKMDLKVTEAPPSIRGNTAQGGTKVVVLETGATVNAPLFVNEGDMIRVNTETGEYVERA; translated from the coding sequence ATGGCCATACTTGAATACAACGAGATTACTGGAAAGAAATTCATAGTCTTCGAAGGCGAGCCCTACGAAGTCCTCTCCTCCCATGTCTTCCGCAAGCAGATGCGTAAGCCGGTGAACCAGACCAAGCTCCGCCACCTCATCTCCGGACGCGTCGTGGAGCACTCCTTCCATGCCGCCGAGAAAGCCGAAGAGGCAGAACTCGAGACCCGCACCATCAAATACCTCTACACCGCCAAGGGTGAATTCTGGTTCTGCGAAGAAAAGGACCCCTCTCAGCGCTTCAAGCTGGACATGGCTGTCGTTGGCAGCCGCGCGCAGTTCATGAAGCCGAACCTCCTCGTGGAATTGCAGACTTTCGAAGACGAGATCGTCGGCCTCAAGATGCCGATCAAGATGGACCTCAAAGTGACGGAAGCTCCGCCGAGCATCCGCGGCAACACCGCCCAGGGCGGCACCAAGGTAGTCGTCCTCGAGACCGGCGCTACCGTGAACGCTCCCCTCTTCGTGAATGAAGGCGACATGATCCGGGTGAATACCGAGACAGGTGAGTACGTGGAGCGGGCGTAG
- the rpsS gene encoding 30S ribosomal protein S19: MTRSLSKGPYIDPKLLKKIVGKRPVSTGVIKTWSRRSQISPEMVGFTFGVYNGKIHIDVLVSEDMVGHRLGEFSPTRKFVKHGGKMQKEMEQKKKEAEIASAAAAKTPAAAAPAKK; encoded by the coding sequence ATGACCCGATCACTCTCTAAAGGACCCTATATCGACCCCAAGCTCTTGAAAAAGATCGTGGGTAAGCGCCCTGTCTCTACAGGCGTCATTAAGACGTGGTCTCGCCGCAGCCAGATCTCTCCGGAGATGGTCGGCTTCACCTTCGGCGTCTACAACGGCAAGATCCACATCGACGTGCTCGTCTCTGAGGATATGGTGGGACATCGCTTGGGCGAGTTCTCTCCGACCCGCAAGTTCGTGAAGCACGGCGGTAAGATGCAGAAGGAAATGGAGCAGAAGAAGAAGGAGGCCGAGATCGCGAGCGCCGCCGCTGCCAAGACCCCTGCCGCCGCAGCCCCCGCTAAGAAATAA
- the tuf gene encoding elongation factor Tu, with protein sequence MAEAAAFDRSKPHVNVGTIGHVDHGKTTLTAAILHVLNLAGKQVKIKSVDQIDSAPEEKARGITISLSHNEYATDTRHYAHIDAPGHADYIKNMITGAAQMDGAILVVAATDGVMPQTREHVLLAKQVGVPRIIVFLNKVDMVPDKDLIDLVEEEVRELLTKHGFDGAGAPVIRGSGLKALEAKSADEEYAAKILELANALDTYIPVPERELDKPFLMPVEDIFSIEGRGTVVTGRIERGRIKVGEEIAVVGLKDTVKTTVTGIEMFNKSLSEGMAGDNAGILVRGLKKEEIHRGQVLAKPGSVTPHTEFDAEVYILTKDEGGRHTPFFTGYKPQFYFRTTDVTGEVTLAAGVEMVMPGDTVTFKVKLVAPIALEEKQRFAIREGGKTVGAGVVTKVVA encoded by the coding sequence ATGGCAGAAGCAGCCGCATTCGATCGCAGCAAGCCGCACGTAAACGTCGGCACCATCGGACACGTTGACCACGGCAAGACCACTCTTACCGCGGCCATCCTCCACGTCCTCAACCTCGCTGGTAAGCAGGTCAAGATCAAGTCTGTCGACCAGATCGACTCCGCTCCGGAAGAGAAGGCTCGCGGAATCACCATCTCCCTCTCGCACAACGAGTACGCTACCGACACCCGCCACTACGCCCACATCGACGCCCCGGGCCACGCCGACTACATCAAGAACATGATCACGGGTGCCGCCCAGATGGACGGCGCGATCCTCGTGGTTGCAGCGACTGACGGCGTGATGCCTCAGACCCGCGAGCACGTTCTCCTCGCTAAACAGGTCGGCGTTCCGAGGATCATTGTCTTCCTCAACAAGGTAGACATGGTGCCGGACAAGGATCTCATCGATCTCGTGGAGGAAGAGGTTCGCGAACTCCTCACCAAGCACGGCTTCGACGGCGCAGGCGCCCCGGTCATCCGCGGCTCCGGCCTCAAGGCTCTCGAGGCTAAGTCTGCAGACGAGGAATACGCTGCGAAGATCCTCGAGCTTGCTAACGCCCTCGACACCTACATCCCGGTTCCTGAGCGCGAACTCGACAAGCCGTTCCTCATGCCGGTGGAAGACATCTTCTCCATCGAAGGACGCGGTACGGTGGTCACTGGCCGTATCGAGCGCGGACGCATCAAGGTAGGCGAGGAAATCGCCGTCGTCGGTCTCAAGGATACCGTCAAGACTACGGTCACTGGTATCGAAATGTTCAACAAGTCTCTCTCTGAGGGTATGGCAGGCGACAACGCCGGTATCCTGGTGCGCGGCCTCAAGAAGGAGGAAATCCATCGCGGTCAGGTGCTTGCGAAGCCGGGTTCCGTCACTCCTCACACGGAGTTCGACGCAGAGGTGTACATCCTCACCAAGGATGAAGGAGGCCGTCACACGCCGTTCTTCACCGGCTACAAGCCTCAGTTCTACTTCCGCACCACTGACGTCACTGGTGAGGTTACCCTCGCAGCAGGCGTAGAGATGGTCATGCCGGGAGATACTGTCACCTTCAAGGTGAAGCTCGTCGCTCCGATCGCCCTCGAAGAGAAGCAGCGCTTCGCTATCCGCGAAGGAGGCAAGACCGTCGGTGCCGGTGTCGTCACCAAGGTTGTTGCCTAA
- a CDS encoding single-stranded DNA-binding protein, whose translation MYLNRATVIGNLTRDPELKALPSGMQVASFSVATNRVWKDKNGARQESSDFHNIVVFGRQAETAAQYLHKGDTVLVEGRMQTRSWDGPDGAKRYRTEIVADRVQFGPKGGQGGGSRAAAPAGEAPSAGKSQPKEDAIEYPEEEINPEDIPF comes from the coding sequence ATGTATCTCAACCGAGCTACCGTCATCGGCAATCTGACAAGGGATCCTGAGCTCAAAGCTCTTCCTTCGGGGATGCAGGTGGCTTCCTTCTCGGTAGCGACCAATCGCGTCTGGAAGGACAAGAATGGTGCGCGTCAGGAGAGCTCGGACTTCCACAACATTGTGGTCTTTGGCCGCCAGGCGGAGACCGCTGCTCAGTATCTCCACAAGGGGGACACTGTCTTGGTGGAAGGTCGTATGCAGACTCGCTCCTGGGATGGCCCGGATGGCGCTAAGCGCTACCGCACGGAGATCGTCGCTGATCGCGTGCAGTTCGGACCGAAAGGAGGACAGGGTGGCGGAAGCCGCGCTGCAGCGCCTGCTGGCGAGGCTCCTTCTGCAGGGAAGAGCCAGCCGAAGGAGGATGCGATCGAGTACCCCGAGGAAGAGATTAATCCGGAAGACATTCCATTCTAA
- the rplC gene encoding 50S ribosomal protein L3 yields the protein MKFILGTKEYMTQVFDEKGRVHAGTVISAGPLTVVQVKGKDNEGYESVQVGLGVQKESRLSKAEVGHSKDAGLFKHLREFRLSEPGTLAKGDKIGVDTFAPGDVVEVRGTSKGKGFQGVVKRHGFSGGPRSHGQSHSEREPGSIGGGLRSRVPKGMRMAGRTGSDTVFVKNLKVLHIDAEQNLIVISGAVPGRRGSIVEIISR from the coding sequence GTGAAATTCATCCTCGGCACAAAGGAATACATGACGCAGGTCTTCGATGAGAAGGGTCGTGTTCATGCTGGTACGGTCATCTCCGCCGGTCCTTTGACTGTTGTCCAGGTGAAGGGGAAGGACAACGAGGGTTACGAGAGTGTCCAGGTAGGCCTCGGCGTCCAGAAGGAAAGCCGTCTCTCTAAGGCGGAGGTGGGGCACTCCAAGGATGCCGGCCTCTTTAAGCACCTCCGCGAGTTCCGTCTCTCTGAGCCGGGTACGCTCGCTAAGGGCGACAAGATAGGTGTGGACACCTTCGCTCCCGGGGATGTGGTGGAGGTGCGCGGTACTTCCAAGGGTAAGGGCTTCCAGGGCGTGGTTAAGCGCCACGGTTTCTCCGGTGGCCCTCGTTCTCACGGCCAGTCGCACTCCGAGCGTGAGCCGGGTTCGATCGGTGGCGGTCTCCGCAGCCGCGTGCCGAAGGGGATGCGTATGGCAGGCCGCACGGGAAGCGACACGGTCTTTGTGAAGAATCTCAAGGTTCTCCACATCGATGCTGAGCAGAACCTCATCGTCATCTCCGGCGCCGTGCCGGGACGCCGCGGCTCGATCGTGGAGATCATCTCCCGATAA